Proteins from a single region of Deltaproteobacteria bacterium:
- the hemL gene encoding glutamate-1-semialdehyde 2,1-aminomutase — MTNESEALFERARKTIPGGVNSPVRAGKSVDMDPLFIAEAKGAIIRDVDGNEYIDYVGSWGPMILGHAHPEVVAAIQERLGLGTSYGAPTELEVIMAEAIVQMVPSIEMVRMVNSGTEAAMSAIRLARGVTGKKMIVKFDGCYHGHADSLLVSAGSGVATLGIPGSPGVPEDLVRHTLSLPFNDIQALNMAFDRYGSDIACIIAEPVPGNMGVVIPDKAFLQRLRDITEGSGALLIFDEVISGFRVAPGGAQELYGVLPDLTCLGKIIGGGLPVGAYGGKQEIMLNMAPEGDIYQAGTLSGNPLAMAAGIAALTLLRQEGLYQRLEKMGNALFSGLETLAVNEGVPVTVNRIGSMGSLFFTDTPVSDFRTASASDAGRFKRYYRAMREQGIYLAPSPFEACFVSAAHTEEMIDKTLNAAENAFRQILR, encoded by the coding sequence ATGACCAATGAATCTGAAGCCCTCTTTGAAAGGGCCCGGAAAACCATTCCCGGAGGGGTCAACAGCCCGGTGAGGGCCGGTAAATCAGTGGACATGGATCCCCTCTTTATTGCCGAGGCCAAAGGGGCGATCATCCGGGATGTGGACGGAAATGAGTATATCGACTATGTCGGATCATGGGGGCCCATGATCCTGGGACATGCCCATCCCGAGGTGGTGGCTGCCATTCAGGAAAGACTCGGCCTGGGGACCAGCTATGGTGCGCCCACGGAGTTGGAGGTGATCATGGCGGAGGCCATTGTCCAGATGGTCCCCTCCATCGAGATGGTCCGGATGGTCAATTCCGGAACCGAGGCCGCCATGAGCGCCATTCGTCTTGCCAGGGGGGTCACGGGGAAAAAGATGATCGTCAAATTCGACGGCTGTTATCACGGACACGCAGACAGTCTCCTGGTATCCGCAGGGTCGGGCGTGGCTACCCTCGGGATTCCCGGCAGCCCGGGCGTCCCGGAAGACCTGGTCAGGCATACCCTCTCCCTCCCCTTTAATGACATTCAGGCCCTCAACATGGCTTTTGACCGGTACGGTTCCGACATCGCCTGCATCATTGCCGAGCCTGTCCCCGGCAACATGGGCGTGGTCATCCCGGATAAGGCCTTTCTGCAGAGGCTCAGGGACATCACAGAGGGCTCCGGCGCCCTTCTCATATTTGACGAGGTCATCAGCGGCTTCAGGGTCGCCCCGGGAGGCGCGCAGGAACTGTATGGCGTACTCCCCGATCTCACCTGCCTGGGCAAGATCATCGGGGGCGGCCTCCCTGTGGGGGCATACGGGGGCAAACAGGAGATTATGCTCAATATGGCCCCTGAGGGGGATATCTATCAGGCCGGCACCCTGTCAGGAAACCCGTTGGCCATGGCCGCGGGAATTGCCGCGCTCACCCTTCTCAGGCAGGAGGGTCTCTATCAACGGCTTGAAAAAATGGGGAATGCCCTGTTCTCAGGGCTTGAAACCCTGGCGGTGAATGAAGGGGTCCCGGTGACGGTCAATCGGATCGGCTCGATGGGCTCCCTCTTTTTTACAGATACACCGGTTTCGGATTTCAGGACGGCGAGCGCGAGCGATGCAGGACGGTTTAAACGATATTACAGGGCCATGCGCGAGCAGGGCATCTACCTGGCGCCGTCACCCTTTGAAGCCTGCTTTGTATCCGCGGCCCACACTGAAGAGATGATAGACAAGACACTGAATGCCGCCGAAAACGCCTTCAGGCAAATCTTGCGCTGA
- a CDS encoding AtpZ/AtpI family protein, whose amino-acid sequence MDKDLKKTFKDLGYISTVGMTMAFSIALGALFGYYLDKWLGTKPWLFFLFLGFGIAAAFRNLYILYKKAKDL is encoded by the coding sequence ATGGATAAAGACTTGAAAAAAACCTTCAAGGACCTGGGGTATATCAGCACGGTCGGCATGACCATGGCCTTTTCCATCGCCTTGGGGGCGTTGTTCGGCTATTATTTGGATAAGTGGCTGGGGACAAAGCCGTGGTTATTTTTCCTTTTTTTAGGATTCGGCATCGCCGCGGCGTTCAGGAACCTTTATATCCTGTACAAAAAGGCAAAGGACCTATGA
- a CDS encoding ATP synthase subunit I — protein sequence MRDREPLIKHIRTNNWIILLIVGSLSSVFMSASFTLGVIIGGLMVIANFSVLQHTIRYAFSDLGAFQGRKLGLIAKSYLRLAFMGLIIYMVITKGWVHPLGLTIGLSVVIFSIVGFGIRSVWKTSSREAI from the coding sequence ATGAGGGACAGAGAACCGCTGATTAAGCACATCCGAACCAACAACTGGATCATCCTCTTGATCGTAGGATCGCTGAGTTCTGTCTTTATGAGCGCCTCATTTACCCTGGGGGTGATCATAGGGGGTCTTATGGTCATTGCCAACTTCAGCGTGCTGCAGCATACCATTCGCTATGCCTTCTCCGATCTGGGGGCATTCCAGGGAAGAAAGCTGGGTCTCATTGCAAAGTCATATTTAAGGCTTGCCTTTATGGGCCTTATTATTTATATGGTGATCACCAAAGGGTGGGTACATCCTCTAGGTTTGACCATCGGGCTGTCGGTCGTCATATTCAGCATCGTTGGATTTGGAATCCGTTCGGTCTGGAAAACATCATCGCGGGAGGCAATATAG
- the atpB gene encoding F0F1 ATP synthase subunit A, which yields MDHPIFFIDAILSAMGVAHAAAYTHVTYTWLVMLILIVSALFLAKKIKLVPEGRQNFFEVVIDGLEKFMVDITGPEGRFFFPFVATLFLFIFVSNLIGLVPGCFSPTANLNTTLAMALCTFVLTHIIGIKFHGAKYIKHFLGPVWWLAPLMFPIELIGHFARIMSLSVRLFGNIFGKEMVLAILFGLAGLYLAPLPILFLGILVCFIQALVFMLLSIMYFVGAMEHAH from the coding sequence ATGGATCATCCAATTTTCTTCATTGATGCCATCTTATCGGCCATGGGAGTTGCGCATGCTGCTGCGTATACACATGTCACCTATACATGGTTGGTGATGCTCATTCTGATCGTGAGTGCCCTTTTCCTTGCGAAAAAAATCAAGCTCGTCCCTGAAGGCAGACAGAATTTTTTTGAGGTTGTAATTGACGGTCTTGAAAAGTTCATGGTGGATATCACCGGGCCTGAAGGGAGATTCTTTTTCCCCTTTGTCGCCACCCTCTTTCTCTTTATTTTCGTCTCAAATCTCATCGGCCTCGTGCCAGGCTGCTTTTCACCCACAGCCAATCTGAATACCACGCTGGCCATGGCGCTTTGCACTTTCGTGCTCACCCATATCATCGGGATCAAGTTCCACGGTGCCAAATATATCAAGCACTTTTTGGGCCCTGTATGGTGGTTGGCCCCTTTGATGTTCCCCATTGAATTAATAGGTCATTTTGCCAGGATCATGTCCCTGAGCGTTCGACTCTTCGGGAACATCTTCGGCAAAGAGATGGTGCTTGCAATCCTGTTCGGGCTGGCAGGTCTCTATCTTGCGCCCCTGCCGATCCTTTTCCTCGGGATATTGGTGTGCTTTATCCAGGCGCTTGTCTTTATGCTTCTGTCCATCATGTATTTTGTCGGCGCAATGGAGCATGCACATTAG
- the atpE gene encoding ATP synthase F0 subunit C — MSKRTLVGVLTPVFLLGIASLAFGQEDAAAKAAGLWVYFGIAIACGIGIGMASLGTGLGMGNAINAALQGTARNPEAGGKIMTTMIIGLALIESLCIYALVICFILVFKIPDLGGMHELIVKSFGA, encoded by the coding sequence ATGTCTAAGAGAACTTTAGTTGGCGTTTTGACACCGGTGTTTCTCCTCGGGATAGCCTCATTGGCCTTTGGCCAGGAAGACGCTGCAGCCAAGGCCGCAGGGTTATGGGTATATTTCGGAATCGCCATTGCCTGCGGAATCGGCATCGGAATGGCTTCTCTGGGTACCGGTCTCGGCATGGGCAATGCCATTAACGCCGCCCTGCAGGGAACAGCCAGGAATCCGGAAGCAGGAGGAAAGATCATGACGACCATGATTATCGGTCTGGCACTGATCGAGTCCCTCTGTATTTATGCCCTGGTTATCTGTTTTATTCTTGTATTCAAGATCCCGGACCTGGGTGGCATGCACGAACTCATCGTAAAATCCTTCGGCGCTTAA
- a CDS encoding redox-sensing transcriptional repressor Rex, with protein MTKESKIPNPTIERLALYSRPLEAFVKGDMLIVSSDKLAELCGVNPAQVRKDLAYFGEFGVRGVGYEAHDLLREIKRILGTDRKWSLCIVGMGNLGISLVEDDNFRKRGYRFAAAFDLDPRKAGKSLPCGLTIQPAGNIPEQVRALGIDLGIITTPAREAQRAAELLLKADIKGILNFSAIQVRTPECCIVENVDLSVKLENLVYHLETLFKKKVG; from the coding sequence ATGACAAAGGAATCCAAAATACCCAATCCCACGATTGAGAGACTCGCCCTTTATTCAAGACCTCTCGAGGCCTTTGTGAAGGGCGATATGTTGATCGTTTCATCAGATAAGCTCGCCGAGCTGTGCGGGGTCAATCCTGCCCAAGTCAGAAAGGACCTGGCCTACTTCGGTGAATTCGGCGTCCGCGGAGTGGGTTATGAAGCCCATGACCTGTTGAGGGAAATCAAACGGATATTGGGAACAGACAGAAAATGGTCCCTTTGTATCGTTGGCATGGGGAACCTAGGGATAAGCCTGGTTGAAGACGACAACTTCAGGAAAAGAGGCTACCGGTTTGCCGCGGCCTTTGATCTAGACCCCAGAAAAGCAGGCAAAAGTCTCCCCTGTGGCCTGACTATCCAGCCGGCGGGCAACATACCGGAACAGGTCCGGGCACTGGGTATTGACTTAGGCATCATTACCACCCCCGCCCGTGAGGCGCAACGGGCAGCGGAACTTCTCCTTAAAGCGGATATTAAAGGGATTCTTAATTTTTCCGCCATCCAGGTGAGAACGCCCGAGTGCTGCATCGTTGAAAATGTCGACCTCTCCGTCAAGCTCGAGAATCTTGTTTACCATCTGGAAACGCTCTTTAAGAAAAAAGTGGGGTAA
- the uvrA gene encoding excinuclease ABC subunit UvrA, whose product MTDTIKIRGARQHNLKDISLDIPRNRFVVITGLSGSGKSSLAFDTIYAEGQRRYVESLSAYARQFLEQMDKPDVDSIEGLSPAIAIDQRSASRNPRSTVGTVTEIYDYLRILFARVGQPYCPECGLEIRSQTTQEIVDQIMALEEGSRVQILAPLIEGRKGAYQKLFQGLRKDGFTRVMIDGDVRPLDEEITLEKNKKHEIRVVVDRLVIKPDIRRRLTDSLELTLSLSGGKAAVDVVGGRILFFNQRAVCPKCGLSIPDLTPQMFSFNNPQGACEACSGLGTKRYFDPELIVPNPDLSLREGAIAPWANRHSVHFQQMLDSLCQHYGIRIHTPFRDLPKAIQNVFFHGSGSEEIQFYFERENRRYSYKRPFEGIIPNLDRRYHETDSYPVRYEIENYMSIRPCPVCQGARLQPVSLAVRVGGKGIHEVTGLSIEGAYGFFEVLKLNPKEELIARRVLKEIRDRIGFLLSVGLDYLTLDRSSGTLSGGEDQRIRLATQISSRLAGVLYVLDEPSIGLHQRDNLRLLQNLRRLQELGNTVLVVEHDAETILSADHVIDMGPGAGMKGGEVVFDGPPGALMSHKESLTGAYLSGRQSIPIPAKRRRGNGNAIVIDGARENNLKDVVAAIPLGTFTCVTGVSGSGKSSLINGVLYPALSQRLYRSKERVGPVRAIRGMEHLDKVINIDQSPIGRTPRSNPATYTGAFTHIRELFSMLPESKARGYKPGRFSFNVKGGRCEACRGDGIIKIEMHFLPDVYVTCEACKGLRYNRDTLEIAYKGYHIAKILDMTVNQAFAFFENVPSIRNKLKTLVEVGLGYIRLGQQATTLSGGEAQRIKLSKELSKRNTGRTLYLLDEPTTGLHFADIQKLLEVLNYLVEMKNTVVVIEHNLDVIKTADHIIDLGPEGGEKGGTIVGAGSPEEVAMIKGSYTGQFLKDILKK is encoded by the coding sequence ATGACCGACACCATTAAAATCAGAGGGGCCAGACAGCACAACCTCAAGGATATCTCCCTCGATATCCCGAGGAACCGGTTTGTGGTGATTACCGGTTTGTCCGGTTCAGGCAAGTCCTCTCTGGCCTTTGACACCATCTATGCAGAGGGCCAGCGGCGGTATGTGGAGTCGCTCTCCGCCTATGCCAGACAGTTCCTGGAGCAGATGGACAAACCGGATGTGGACTCCATCGAAGGGCTGTCCCCGGCCATTGCCATTGACCAGCGGAGCGCCAGCCGAAATCCCCGTTCCACCGTGGGGACGGTCACTGAAATATACGACTACCTTCGGATCCTTTTTGCACGGGTCGGGCAGCCATACTGCCCCGAATGCGGTCTGGAAATCCGCTCCCAGACCACCCAGGAGATCGTCGACCAGATCATGGCCCTGGAAGAGGGGAGCAGGGTCCAGATCCTGGCGCCCCTGATCGAGGGACGGAAGGGCGCCTATCAGAAGCTTTTCCAGGGACTCCGGAAGGATGGGTTCACCCGGGTCATGATAGACGGAGATGTCAGGCCGTTAGACGAGGAGATCACCCTTGAAAAGAACAAGAAGCATGAGATCCGGGTGGTGGTGGACAGGCTCGTCATTAAACCGGATATTCGGAGACGTCTGACCGACTCGCTGGAGCTTACCCTCTCCCTTTCAGGTGGAAAGGCTGCTGTGGACGTTGTCGGCGGCAGGATCCTTTTCTTCAACCAGAGGGCCGTCTGTCCCAAATGCGGTCTCAGCATTCCTGATCTGACCCCCCAGATGTTTTCCTTCAACAATCCCCAGGGGGCCTGCGAGGCGTGTAGCGGCCTGGGGACCAAGCGATATTTCGATCCGGAGCTCATCGTCCCGAATCCCGACCTTTCTCTGAGAGAGGGGGCTATTGCACCATGGGCGAACCGGCATTCGGTGCATTTCCAGCAGATGCTCGACTCCCTGTGCCAGCATTATGGGATCCGTATTCATACCCCTTTCAGAGACCTCCCCAAGGCGATTCAGAATGTTTTTTTCCATGGATCCGGATCAGAGGAGATCCAGTTCTATTTTGAAAGGGAAAACCGGAGGTATTCATATAAACGTCCTTTTGAGGGGATTATCCCCAATCTGGACCGGCGGTATCATGAGACAGATTCGTACCCGGTGAGGTACGAGATCGAGAACTATATGAGTATCCGACCCTGTCCTGTCTGTCAGGGGGCGAGACTGCAGCCGGTCAGCCTGGCGGTCAGGGTGGGAGGAAAGGGCATCCACGAGGTGACCGGCCTTTCCATTGAAGGGGCATATGGGTTTTTCGAGGTCCTGAAGCTGAATCCCAAGGAGGAGCTGATCGCCCGCAGGGTGCTCAAGGAGATTCGGGACCGGATCGGTTTTTTGTTGAGCGTGGGACTCGATTACCTCACCCTCGATCGTTCATCCGGCACCCTGTCAGGGGGGGAGGATCAACGGATCAGGCTCGCCACTCAGATCAGTTCGAGGCTTGCCGGGGTACTCTATGTGCTGGACGAACCGAGCATCGGTCTTCACCAGAGAGATAACTTGAGACTTTTGCAGAACCTGAGACGTCTCCAGGAATTGGGGAACACGGTCTTGGTGGTGGAACATGACGCAGAGACGATTCTGTCGGCGGACCATGTCATCGACATGGGTCCCGGCGCGGGAATGAAGGGGGGCGAGGTGGTCTTTGACGGTCCCCCTGGTGCATTAATGTCTCACAAGGAATCTCTGACCGGCGCCTATCTGTCCGGCAGGCAATCCATCCCTATTCCCGCGAAGCGGCGGCGGGGCAACGGAAATGCGATAGTCATAGATGGTGCACGGGAGAACAACCTGAAAGATGTGGTTGCTGCCATCCCGCTGGGGACCTTTACCTGTGTCACAGGGGTATCGGGTTCCGGGAAGAGCAGCCTTATCAACGGGGTCCTCTATCCGGCCCTCAGTCAGCGGCTGTACCGTTCAAAGGAAAGGGTGGGGCCTGTCAGGGCGATCAGGGGGATGGAACACCTCGACAAGGTCATCAATATCGACCAGAGTCCCATCGGGAGGACCCCCCGTTCAAACCCTGCCACCTATACGGGGGCATTTACCCATATTCGGGAACTCTTTTCCATGCTCCCCGAATCGAAGGCCCGGGGGTACAAGCCCGGTCGATTCAGTTTTAACGTCAAGGGGGGGAGATGTGAGGCGTGCAGGGGCGATGGGATCATCAAGATCGAAATGCATTTTCTCCCGGATGTCTATGTCACCTGTGAGGCGTGCAAGGGGCTTCGGTATAACCGGGATACCCTGGAGATCGCCTACAAGGGATATCATATCGCCAAGATCCTGGATATGACGGTCAACCAGGCCTTTGCCTTTTTCGAGAATGTTCCGAGCATACGGAACAAGCTCAAGACCCTCGTGGAAGTGGGATTGGGCTATATTCGATTGGGGCAGCAGGCCACGACCCTCTCCGGAGGGGAGGCCCAGCGGATCAAGCTTTCAAAGGAGTTGAGCAAGCGCAATACCGGAAGGACGTTGTATCTCCTTGACGAACCCACAACAGGTCTCCATTTCGCCGATATTCAGAAGCTGCTGGAGGTGCTCAATTACCTGGTGGAGATGAAAAACACGGTTGTGGTGATCGAGCATAACCTGGATGTTATCAAAACGGCCGATCATATCATTGATCTCGGCCCGGAGGGGGGTGAAAAAGGGGGCACCATTGTAGGGGCGGGATCCCCGGAGGAGGTGGCGATGATCAAGGGGTCCTATACCGGACAGTTCTTGAAAGATATCCTCAAAAAATAA
- the pdxA gene encoding 4-hydroxythreonine-4-phosphate dehydrogenase PdxA, translated as MNRLPLIGITTGDPAGIGPEIIAMTLVDKTIYECCRPVVLGDPGVFLSALSRCSLGGVRGLSVNVIPTPDQAGGRPGVVDLMAVSQLEDGAFLPGRPSAAGGRAMVAYIIRAVEMALRGDIAGMVTCPISKALMQEAGYAFEGHTQLIAHLTDTSDVVMMLAGDRLRVTLVTIHCAVRDVPQLLTRDGVLKTIRITERALRRDFGLRSPRLAVAALNPHGGEAGLFGDEETTIIAPAVEEAQKEGLQVEGPFPADTLFHKAVSGAYDAVVAMYHDQGLIPLKLLHFSDAVNVTLGLPIIRTSVDHGTAYDIAGTGKADPSSLKAAIRTAVLMAENRERNRAPDDLCDLNKPDKLRNPVSQ; from the coding sequence TTGAATAGGTTACCGCTGATAGGGATTACCACGGGCGATCCTGCAGGAATCGGTCCGGAGATCATTGCCATGACCCTGGTGGACAAGACCATCTATGAATGCTGTCGGCCCGTGGTCCTGGGGGATCCCGGGGTCTTCCTGTCCGCCCTTTCGCGCTGTTCCCTCGGGGGTGTACGAGGATTGTCGGTGAACGTGATCCCGACACCGGATCAGGCCGGGGGAAGGCCCGGGGTGGTGGATCTGATGGCCGTTTCCCAATTGGAGGATGGGGCGTTCCTGCCCGGCAGACCGTCGGCGGCCGGGGGCCGGGCCATGGTGGCCTACATCATCCGGGCGGTGGAAATGGCCCTGCGGGGTGATATCGCCGGTATGGTTACCTGCCCCATCAGCAAGGCGTTGATGCAGGAGGCCGGATATGCCTTTGAGGGGCACACCCAACTGATCGCCCACCTGACGGACACATCCGATGTTGTCATGATGCTGGCCGGAGATCGGCTTCGGGTAACCCTTGTGACCATCCACTGCGCCGTCAGGGACGTGCCGCAGCTTCTGACCCGGGACGGGGTCCTCAAGACGATTCGAATTACCGAAAGGGCCCTGAGACGGGATTTCGGGCTGCGGAGTCCCCGCCTGGCCGTAGCTGCCCTCAATCCCCACGGGGGCGAGGCCGGGCTGTTCGGGGATGAGGAGACCACCATCATTGCTCCCGCTGTAGAGGAGGCCCAAAAAGAGGGCCTTCAGGTGGAAGGGCCATTTCCCGCCGATACCCTGTTTCACAAGGCGGTATCCGGCGCATACGACGCAGTGGTGGCCATGTACCACGATCAGGGGCTCATCCCCCTCAAGCTCCTCCATTTCTCCGATGCGGTGAATGTGACCCTGGGTCTTCCCATCATCCGAACATCGGTGGACCACGGCACGGCCTATGATATCGCCGGGACCGGAAAGGCCGATCCTTCCAGCCTCAAGGCCGCCATCCGAACGGCGGTGCTGATGGCCGAAAACCGGGAGCGCAACCGCGCACCCGATGACCTCTGCGATCTTAATAAACCCGATAAACTCAGAAATCCGGTGTCCCAATAA
- a CDS encoding Mut7-C ubiquitin/RNAse domain-containing protein: MPAATFRFYEELNDFLPPERRRREFKGVFKGRQSVKDMIEAIGVPHTEVDLILVNGISVDFGYMVQDKDRVSVYPVFESLDIRDATRLRDLPLRQTRFIADVNIGDIVKYMRALGLDVYCDPRLSPADIVRISREENRTILTKSRKLLKFRDVTRGIFLRPGTPVEQIRRIMDLLSLRGVIVPFSRCLRCNSPLARVTKESVCDRIPPKARACHEDYSYCSGCDRIYWQGTHFARIKKKVDEILVE; this comes from the coding sequence ATGCCGGCCGCGACTTTCCGTTTTTATGAAGAGCTGAATGATTTTCTGCCGCCGGAACGCCGTAGGCGGGAGTTTAAAGGGGTGTTCAAAGGGAGACAATCTGTAAAGGACATGATTGAGGCCATCGGCGTGCCGCACACGGAAGTGGATCTTATTTTAGTGAACGGGATATCGGTGGATTTCGGATATATGGTGCAGGATAAGGACCGGGTCAGTGTATATCCGGTGTTTGAATCCCTTGATATCCGGGACGCGACCCGTCTAAGGGATCTGCCCCTCAGGCAAACCCGGTTCATTGCAGATGTCAACATCGGCGATATCGTGAAATATATGCGGGCCCTGGGGCTGGACGTCTATTGTGATCCAAGGTTGTCCCCGGCCGATATCGTCCGGATATCCAGAGAAGAGAATAGGACGATCCTGACCAAGAGCAGAAAGCTCCTCAAATTCAGAGACGTCACCCGGGGGATATTCCTGCGACCCGGAACCCCTGTCGAGCAGATCAGGAGGATCATGGATTTGCTGTCGCTGCGTGGGGTGATTGTACCTTTTTCAAGGTGTCTTCGGTGCAACAGCCCCCTCGCCAGGGTCACCAAGGAGAGCGTATGTGACAGGATCCCCCCAAAGGCCAGGGCCTGTCACGAGGACTATTCATATTGCAGCGGGTGTGACAGGATCTACTGGCAAGGGACTCATTTTGCCAGGATCAAGAAGAAGGTGGATGAGATTCTTGTCGAATGA
- a CDS encoding tetratricopeptide repeat protein produces the protein MKRSALAASLIATALLTTLAYHLLKPDWVLFRKAEVYFSKKAYAEAIPCYTRLLKNGFETPRLLNHLGTSYVATGQFAEAATIFENILNQTPHKLPVLKELANIYVAFGRFKNAITLYQKFLQKEPEDRSVRILLARVLSWSDRFDEAIVQYRKALGEEK, from the coding sequence ATGAAACGCTCTGCCCTGGCAGCAAGCCTGATCGCCACTGCCCTTCTCACCACGCTGGCCTACCATCTATTGAAGCCCGATTGGGTCCTGTTTCGTAAGGCGGAGGTCTACTTTTCCAAAAAGGCCTATGCAGAGGCCATCCCCTGCTACACCCGACTGCTCAAAAACGGGTTTGAAACACCGAGGCTCCTGAACCACCTGGGGACCTCCTATGTCGCCACCGGTCAATTTGCAGAAGCCGCAACGATCTTCGAGAACATCCTCAATCAGACCCCGCATAAACTGCCGGTCTTGAAGGAACTGGCCAATATCTACGTGGCCTTCGGCCGATTTAAAAATGCCATCACCCTCTATCAGAAGTTCCTTCAAAAGGAACCCGAAGACAGATCCGTCCGTATCCTTTTAGCAAGGGTTTTGTCCTGGTCCGATCGTTTTGATGAGGCCATTGTTCAATACAGAAAAGCCCTGGGAGAAGAAAAATGA
- a CDS encoding tetratricopeptide repeat protein — translation MKSSKVRCLLFACVLLSWLCLLGTPPAFSEEATPKFPIPLITQGTSPPESQGANPEQVKPGEDIPDWVARWELARVLSYVKRYDESIAEYEKVLKEKPGLTEARVEMAKVLFWKGDQKAAAHILEQVPPKDITGDTKVLMADLFVAQKDYAKAEPLYRAYLESHSEDQAVRLKLAEMLSWQRKYDASLAEFRKILEARPDDIQVRRRYAFVLIWAGKHAEAAAELKKTLD, via the coding sequence ATGAAAAGCTCAAAAGTCCGATGTCTTCTGTTTGCATGCGTATTGCTGTCATGGCTCTGTCTGTTGGGGACACCCCCTGCCTTTTCAGAGGAAGCTACGCCAAAATTCCCCATTCCACTCATCACTCAAGGCACTTCACCCCCCGAATCACAGGGGGCCAATCCGGAGCAGGTGAAACCCGGAGAGGATATCCCGGACTGGGTCGCCCGTTGGGAGCTGGCCCGGGTCCTCAGTTATGTGAAGCGATACGATGAGTCAATTGCCGAATACGAAAAGGTCCTGAAAGAAAAGCCCGGGCTTACGGAAGCAAGGGTCGAGATGGCCAAGGTCCTTTTCTGGAAGGGCGATCAAAAGGCGGCAGCCCATATCCTGGAGCAGGTCCCGCCAAAAGACATCACCGGAGACACAAAGGTCCTGATGGCCGATCTTTTTGTGGCGCAAAAAGATTATGCAAAGGCAGAACCCCTGTACAGGGCCTACCTGGAGAGCCACTCCGAGGACCAGGCCGTGAGGCTCAAGCTGGCGGAAATGCTGAGCTGGCAGAGGAAATACGATGCATCCCTGGCTGAATTCCGAAAGATCCTGGAGGCACGGCCCGACGATATACAGGTGAGAAGGCGGTATGCCTTTGTGCTCATCTGGGCCGGTAAACATGCCGAAGCCGCTGCGGAACTGAAGAAAACCCTGGATTGA